The sequence below is a genomic window from Chloroflexota bacterium.
CCTGATATACTTCGTCTCCGGCGGCGGCCCGTTGCGCCAGACCGAAATCCTGGTGACCACGGCGTTCCGCCTCGTCAATCAGGAGCGACTGTACGGCATTGCCGCCGCCTTCGCCGTGTATACGGCGATCATCCTGCTCGTCATCACGCTGATTACCAATCGCGTCTCGCGCGCAACGGAGAGCTACGATGCCTAAGCCGATGCAACGCATGCTCCGGTGGTTGGACCGCCTGGTCGCACCGGAAGAGGAAACGCACATCGTCGGCCAGAAGACGACGCTGGCCAAGCAGCTTGTCTACCAGGCGCTCTTGGTGCTTATTACGCTGAGCGTATTGTTTCCGATCCTGTGGGTCGTCAGCATGTCGTTCGATCCGCGCGCGGACATCATGCGCCCGACGACGCTGAACCTGGTCCCGCCGGGCTTTTCGCTGAAGGCGTATCTCGACATCATTGAAAAGCCATCGGCCAACCCGGTCAGCCTGCCCGTGCTGACGATGAACAGCGTCTTGCTGGCGGGCGGATCGGCGCTGGCGTCGGTCATGATCGCCGTCTTCGCCGGATACGCCTTCTCGCGTTTCCGCTTTGCCGGACGGCAGACGCTGATGATCGCCGTGCTGGCCGTCTTGATCCTCCCGACGGTGGCCACGCTGGCCCCTCTGTTCGTGCTGCTGAACCGAGTCGTGATCGGCGACTTCAATCTGCGCAATTCGCTGCCCGGCGTCGGCCTGGCTTTGCTGTCCAGCTTGCTGCCGTTCGCGATCTGGAACTTAAAGGGCTACATCGACACCATCCCGAAGGAACTGGAAGAGGCCGCGCTGATCGACGGCGCATCACCGAACCAGACGTTCTTTTACATCATGCTGCCTCTATCGACGCCTGCCATTGCGATCACAGCATTCCTGGGGTTCCTGTCGGGCTGGACCGAGTTCTCCATTTCGTGGCAGTTCTTAACCGACCCGCAGAACTTCACGCTCGCGATGACGCTTTACAACATGACCGGCCAGTATGCCAGCTCGACACCGTGGTCGCACTTCTCCGCGATGTCGGTGATCATCGCCCTGCCTGTTTCGCTGGTCTATCTCGCCTTGCAGAAATATATGAGCGGCGGGCTGACGATCGGCGGCGTCAAGGGCTGAAAGCGGCGTTTGGTTGCCCGGGGTCCTGCGGCACGGCAGCCTTGGTGCTGCCGGCCCGGCAACGGTGCATCGCTGGCAGAACGCCGCAATGGCTCCGCGTGCCAAACGCGCGGAGCACGGAGGTACCTGTGCACAACCATACCCTCCTCGCGCTCCGTGTCGCCGGAGTGCTCCTGCTGCTTGTGCTGGGCGGCGCCTGCGCGCCGACGCCACCAGCCGCAACCCCCACGTCGCCGGCGCCGACCGCCGTGCCGCCCACGGCGATTCCTACGGTTGCGCCCACCAGTACGCGTGCGCCGACCAGCCTGCCGCCGACGGCGATTCCCACCAGCGCGCCCGTGTTCACACCCCCGCCGCCAATCACCGGTGTCGGCAAGCCGCCGGATGGCAAATATCTGTTCGTCGAGATCGTCTATTCCACCGACGGGAGTGGAAAACTGCCGCAGTTGATGATCGACTTCCCGGCGTACCGCTTCGATATTCAAACGGGCACACTGTCTCCATTCTCAACGTACGATGCGCGGAAGTTCCAACTCCTGCCGACTGACTGGGGCTTCATCGGCCGCACCAGTTGGCGGCGCGGCGCGGCGGGCGGCGGCGGCGCCGGCACCATCACCGTCGTACCCGGCATGCTCGTGACGTTCACGGTGCCGATCCCGCTCGGCACGGCGAACGCCGATGGCATGGACCAGACGCGCGGCGCACCAGGCCAATTGCTGGCCGTTGCGGCCGACGGAACCGCTGAATTGACGATCGACGGCGAGCGCGTGGTGCTAGCGCCGGGCCGCGAGTGGACGCGCACGGCCGAGTTCGATCTGGCGGTCAAGACTTACAACGGTCGCTACAAGTTGACCGCGCTGGTGCGCAACAACGGCTGGCTGGAACGCGCGAAACTGCGCACGCAACCGTAGAAGGCGATGCCTGTGGCTGCCCCTCCAACATTTCTGATTGGTCGCGAACGAACGATGCGGACGATTCCGTTCGCGACGCTGGAGCGCCATCTCGCGCAGTCTTCGCTGCCACCGGGTGAGCGCATCGCCTGGATGACCGCCGACCACCGGCGCGTCCGCGAATACGTCGTGAGCGAACTGCTGCACGCAGGCATCCCGCTGTCGCTGCAGGCGATTGCAAGCGCGCTGGCCCTGCCGCCCGATCGCGTATCCGACCTGCTGAGCGACCTTGAGCGGCGGCTGACCTTCCTCGTGCGCGATGCGCACGGCGCGGTCGAGTGGGCCTTCCCGGTCACTACCGCGCAGACACCGCATCGGCTGACCTTCGACAGCGGCGAGCGGCTGTACGGCGCTTGAGCGGAAGACGCCGTCGTGGCGCCCTTCGTGCAAGGGCAACTGTGGCGAAGGTTTCTCCGAGCGACGATCGAGTCGGCGTGTGCACACTGCGGCCAGCCGCTCACGCTGGAGGTGGACAGCGCCGTGCATGCCGTATGCCGCACCGCCGGGGCGGCCCCGCTGGTATTCATGCCCGACGTGGACTGGGCCTCGTTCGCGGAACCGACCATCCTCGACGCCTACTGACGGCAGACCGTCTTCTTCTGGTCAGAAGAGCATGCGCGCGAACATCGCGCAGCGGTCGGCGGGCCGACGGGGACATACCTCACGCTGGCGCAGATGCAGATCGTGGGACCCGTGGGGCAATCCAGCCTGTTTGGTTTTTCATACAGCAACGCGCAGAAGTAGCCGGCACGCTCGACCACTGCACGGTACACAGGATTTCAACACAAAGTCACAAAGGCACAAAGCAAAACCTCGCAGGTGTGCTTGGTGTCTTTGGGCTTTGTGTTTGATCCGATCAATCGTCAGGGCTTGCCAGGTGCCGAGTCGGTTGTTTCTGAAACCCGCTTTTCGACGCCGCACCCGTATCCACACCGAACGCCACGCGCCGTTTGCCACCGCGCACGCACCTGTGCCATAATCACAGCATGTCCGTCAACGTCGATCCTGTCACGCTGGAGATTTTCCGGCATCTGTTCGCATCCGCCGCCGAGGAGATGGGCGTCACGCTGCGGCGTACCGCGTACTCGCCGAACATCAAGGAGCGCCTCGACTTTTCGTGCGCGGCCTTCGACGGCGCCGGCCGCCTGCTGGCGCAGGCCGACC
It includes:
- a CDS encoding carbohydrate ABC transporter permease produces the protein MVLITLSVLFPILWVVSMSFDPRADIMRPTTLNLVPPGFSLKAYLDIIEKPSANPVSLPVLTMNSVLLAGGSALASVMIAVFAGYAFSRFRFAGRQTLMIAVLAVLILPTVATLAPLFVLLNRVVIGDFNLRNSLPGVGLALLSSLLPFAIWNLKGYIDTIPKELEEAALIDGASPNQTFFYIMLPLSTPAIAITAFLGFLSGWTEFSISWQFLTDPQNFTLAMTLYNMTGQYASSTPWSHFSAMSVIIALPVSLVYLALQKYMSGGLTIGGVKG